In Actinomadura luzonensis, a single window of DNA contains:
- the hutU gene encoding urocanate hydratase: MSRSVRAPRGTTITAKGWPQEAALRMLQNNLDPEVAEHPEQLVVYGGSGRAARDWASYDALVRTLTTLEGDETLLVQSGRPVGVFRTHEWAPRVLIANSNLVPDWANWEEFRRLEAAGLTMYGQMTAGSWIYIGTQGILQGTYETFAAVAAKRFGGSLAGTITLTAGLGGMGGAQPLAVTMNGGVAVCVDCDPRSVARRIEHRYLDVEAATLEEALRLAYEARDARRPLSIGLVGNAAVVVPELLSRGAEIDVVTDQTSAHDPLMYLPVGVAFEDMAAERDKDPAAFTERARASMARHVAAMVGFKDAGAEVFDYGNSIRGEARLAGYERAFDFPGFVPAYIRPLFCEGKGPFRWAALSGDAADIAATDRAVLELFPDNEPLARWIRKAGEKVHFQGLPARICWLGYGERNVAGERFNDMVASGELRAPVVIGRDHLDSGSVASPYRETEAMADGSDAIADWPLLNALLNTASGAAWVSIHHGGGVGIGRSIHSGQVTVADGTALGREKLSRVLTNDPGTGVMRHVDAGYERAAEVADTRGVRIPMRES; encoded by the coding sequence ATGAGCCGCAGCGTCCGCGCGCCGCGAGGCACGACGATCACCGCCAAGGGATGGCCGCAGGAGGCCGCGCTCCGCATGCTCCAGAACAACCTCGACCCCGAGGTCGCCGAGCACCCCGAGCAGCTCGTCGTCTACGGCGGCTCGGGGCGGGCCGCCCGCGACTGGGCCTCCTACGACGCCCTGGTCCGGACCCTCACCACCCTGGAGGGCGACGAGACCCTGCTGGTGCAGTCCGGCCGGCCCGTCGGGGTCTTCCGCACCCACGAATGGGCGCCCCGGGTGCTCATCGCCAACTCCAACCTCGTCCCCGACTGGGCCAACTGGGAGGAGTTCCGGCGGCTGGAGGCGGCCGGGCTCACCATGTACGGGCAGATGACCGCCGGGTCGTGGATCTACATCGGCACCCAGGGCATCCTCCAGGGCACCTACGAGACGTTCGCCGCGGTCGCCGCCAAGCGCTTCGGCGGCTCCCTGGCCGGCACGATCACGCTCACCGCCGGCCTCGGCGGCATGGGCGGCGCGCAGCCGCTCGCCGTCACCATGAACGGCGGCGTGGCCGTCTGCGTCGACTGCGACCCGCGCTCGGTCGCCCGCCGCATCGAGCACCGCTACCTCGACGTCGAGGCCGCCACGCTCGAGGAGGCGCTGCGGCTGGCGTACGAGGCGCGTGACGCGCGCCGGCCGCTGTCGATCGGCCTGGTCGGCAACGCCGCCGTCGTCGTGCCCGAGCTGCTGAGCCGCGGCGCCGAGATCGACGTCGTCACCGACCAGACCTCCGCGCACGACCCCCTCATGTACCTGCCGGTCGGCGTCGCCTTCGAGGACATGGCCGCCGAACGCGACAAGGACCCGGCCGCCTTCACCGAGCGGGCGCGGGCGTCCATGGCCCGGCACGTGGCCGCGATGGTGGGCTTCAAGGACGCGGGCGCCGAGGTCTTCGACTACGGCAACTCGATCAGGGGCGAGGCGCGGCTGGCCGGCTACGAGCGGGCCTTCGACTTCCCCGGGTTCGTGCCCGCCTACATCAGGCCGCTGTTCTGCGAGGGCAAGGGCCCGTTCCGGTGGGCGGCGCTGAGCGGCGACGCGGCCGACATCGCCGCCACCGACCGGGCCGTCCTGGAGCTGTTCCCCGACAACGAGCCGCTCGCCAGGTGGATCAGGAAGGCCGGGGAGAAGGTGCACTTCCAAGGGCTGCCCGCGCGCATCTGCTGGCTCGGCTACGGCGAGCGCAACGTCGCCGGCGAGCGCTTCAACGACATGGTGGCCTCGGGCGAGCTGCGGGCGCCGGTCGTCATCGGGCGCGACCACCTGGACAGCGGGTCGGTGGCCTCGCCGTACCGGGAGACCGAGGCGATGGCCGACGGCTCGGACGCCATCGCCGACTGGCCGCTGTTGAACGCCCTCCTCAACACCGCCTCCGGGGCCGCCTGGGTGTCCATCCACCACGGCGGCGGCGTCGGCATCGGCCGCTCCATCCACTCCGGGCAGGTCACCGTGGCCGACGGGACGGCGCTGGGGCGGGAGAAGCTCAGCCGCGTCCTCACCAACGACCCGGGTACGGGCGTGATGCGGCACGTGGACGCGGGCTACGAACGCGCGGCCGAGGTCGCCGACACCCGTGGCGTCCGCATCCCGATGCGCGAGTCCTGA
- a CDS encoding ABC transporter ATP-binding protein, which translates to MAGPLLGLTVAVLVGAVVSASGSYLMERTGEGIVLGARRRLVDRMLRLKVADVDRLKPGDLLSRVTGDTTLLRAVLTNGIVESVGAVFMLVGAIVMMATMDAVLLLVTLGVIVVVGGMVALIMPRIQRAQAQAQEAVGEMGSVLDRALQAYRTVKASGAEEREIAVVGEAAARARDRGLQVAGWTSLAGVATFMAVQIAFLAVLGVGGARVSSGALEVSSLIAFLLYLFYLVSPIGQLVQGGVQLQQGLAALGRIKEIEELPAEPATASTAVVGEPVGVTFRDVVFRYGEDRPLVHDGVSFEVPPGGLTALVGPSGAGKSTVFGLVERFYEHQDGVITVGGRDIRDWPLGELRAALGYVEQDAPVLAGTLRENLLFAARDVTDEELERAIVRTRLDDLVSRLPDGLETAVGHRGVLLSGGERQRVAIARALLRRPRLLLLDEATSQLDAVNELRLREVIAEVARETTVLVIAHRLSTVTGADRIVVMEAGRVRAVGTHAELVGEDELYRELAATQFLVG; encoded by the coding sequence ATGGCCGGGCCGCTGCTCGGGCTGACCGTCGCCGTGCTGGTCGGGGCGGTGGTCTCGGCGAGCGGCAGCTACCTGATGGAGCGCACCGGCGAGGGCATCGTGCTCGGCGCCCGCCGCCGGCTCGTGGACCGGATGCTCCGCCTCAAGGTCGCCGACGTGGACCGGCTCAAGCCCGGCGACCTGCTGTCGCGGGTGACCGGCGACACGACGCTGCTGCGCGCCGTGCTCACCAACGGCATCGTCGAGTCGGTCGGCGCGGTGTTCATGCTGGTCGGGGCCATCGTCATGATGGCCACCATGGACGCCGTGCTGCTGCTGGTCACGCTCGGCGTGATCGTGGTCGTCGGCGGGATGGTGGCGCTGATCATGCCGCGCATCCAGCGGGCCCAGGCGCAGGCCCAGGAGGCCGTGGGCGAGATGGGGTCCGTGCTGGACCGGGCGCTGCAGGCGTACCGGACGGTCAAGGCGAGCGGCGCGGAGGAGCGGGAGATCGCCGTGGTCGGCGAGGCCGCGGCGCGGGCCCGCGACCGGGGGCTGCAGGTCGCCGGCTGGACCTCGCTGGCCGGGGTGGCGACGTTCATGGCGGTGCAGATCGCCTTCCTCGCCGTGCTCGGCGTCGGCGGGGCCCGGGTCTCCTCAGGGGCGCTGGAGGTCTCGTCGCTGATCGCGTTCCTGCTGTACCTGTTCTACCTGGTCTCGCCGATCGGGCAGCTCGTGCAGGGCGGTGTGCAGCTCCAGCAGGGCCTGGCCGCGCTCGGGCGGATCAAGGAGATCGAGGAGCTGCCGGCCGAGCCCGCGACCGCCTCCACCGCCGTGGTGGGGGAGCCGGTCGGGGTCACCTTCCGGGACGTCGTCTTCCGCTACGGGGAGGACCGGCCGCTCGTCCACGACGGGGTCAGCTTCGAGGTGCCGCCGGGCGGGCTGACCGCGCTGGTCGGGCCGTCCGGAGCCGGCAAGTCCACGGTGTTCGGCCTGGTCGAGCGGTTCTACGAGCACCAGGACGGCGTGATCACCGTGGGCGGGCGGGACATCCGCGACTGGCCGCTCGGCGAGCTGCGGGCCGCGCTCGGCTACGTCGAGCAGGACGCCCCCGTGCTCGCCGGCACCCTGCGCGAGAACCTGCTGTTCGCCGCCCGCGACGTCACCGACGAGGAGCTGGAGCGCGCGATCGTCCGCACCCGCCTGGACGACCTGGTCTCCCGGCTGCCCGACGGGCTGGAGACGGCGGTCGGGCACCGCGGCGTGCTGCTGTCCGGCGGCGAGCGCCAGCGCGTCGCCATCGCCCGCGCGCTGCTGCGCAGGCCCCGGCTGCTGCTGCTCGACGAGGCCACCTCCCAGCTCGACGCGGTCAACGAGCTGCGGCTGCGCGAGGTCATCGCCGAGGTCGCGCGCGAGACCACCGTGCTGGTCATCGCGCACCGGCTCTCCACGGTCACCGGCGCGGACCGGATCGTGGTGATGGAGGCGGGCCGCGTACGGGCCGTCGGCACGCACGCCGAGCTGGTGGGGGAGGACGAGCTCTACCGGGAGCTGGCGGCCACCCAGTTCCTCGTCGGCTGA
- a CDS encoding ABC transporter ATP-binding protein, translating into MKGDAVVKELLAYVRPHRRILVLGGLLGLIGSAAGLAMPLLAKYVVDAFGGGGSMAGPLLGLTVAVLVGAVVSASGSYLMERTGEGIVLGARRRLVDRMLRLKVADVDRLKPGDLLSRVTGDTTLLRAVLTNGIVESVGAVFMLVGAIVMMATMDAVLLLVTLGVIVVVGGMVALIMPRIQRAQAQAQEAVGEMGSVLDRALQAYRTVKASGAEEREIAVVGEAAARARDRGLQVAGWTSLAGVATFMAVQIAFLAVLGVGGAGPWPGRCSG; encoded by the coding sequence GTGAAAGGGGATGCGGTGGTCAAGGAGCTGCTGGCGTACGTCCGCCCGCACCGGAGGATCCTGGTCCTCGGCGGGCTCCTCGGGTTGATCGGCTCGGCGGCGGGGCTGGCCATGCCGCTGCTGGCCAAGTACGTCGTGGACGCCTTCGGCGGGGGCGGGTCCATGGCCGGGCCGCTGCTCGGGCTGACCGTCGCCGTGCTGGTCGGGGCGGTGGTCTCGGCGAGCGGCAGCTACCTGATGGAGCGCACCGGCGAGGGCATCGTGCTCGGCGCCCGCCGCCGGCTCGTGGACCGGATGCTCCGCCTCAAGGTCGCCGACGTGGACCGGCTCAAGCCCGGCGACCTGCTGTCGCGGGTGACCGGCGACACGACGCTGCTGCGCGCCGTGCTCACCAACGGCATCGTCGAGTCGGTCGGCGCGGTGTTCATGCTGGTCGGGGCCATCGTCATGATGGCCACCATGGACGCCGTGCTGCTGCTGGTCACGCTCGGCGTGATCGTGGTCGTCGGCGGGATGGTGGCGCTGATCATGCCGCGCATCCAGCGGGCCCAGGCGCAGGCCCAGGAGGCCGTGGGCGAGATGGGGTCCGTGCTGGACCGGGCGCTGCAGGCGTACCGGACGGTCAAGGCGAGCGGCGCGGAGGAGCGGGAGATCGCCGTGGTCGGCGAGGCCGCGGCGCGGGCCCGCGACCGGGGGCTGCAGGTCGCCGGCTGGACCTCGCTGGCCGGGGTGGCGACGTTCATGGCGGTGCAGATCGCCTTCCTCGCCGTGCTCGGCGTCGGCGGGGCGGGTCCATGGCCGGGCCGCTGCTCGGGCTGA
- a CDS encoding DUF4331 domain-containing protein, which yields MELRINRRALVGLGLAAAVAASSLAALRTDTGTASSHREAPKISGMPQVDNTDVYAFVSPDKPGTVTLLANWIPFEEPNGGPNFYPWDTGARYNIKIDNDGDAKTDVTYQWTFRDEDQRGNDTFLYNKGPVTSLNDPDLLYRQRYTLKRITPDGSKTLVADGIAAPSNVGRASMPDYGTLRAQSITSLPGGGKTFAGQSDEAFFLDLRVFDLLYGGDLSEVGQDTTRGYNVNTIGIQVPQEDVALKGDPKRNPVIGVCSTTDKFNGSKYVQVSRLCNPLVNEVVAPAGLKDAYNALDPSGDADVAALVKRVTDPELARLLQSIYGIKAPATPRADLVEIFLTGIAKQNGPIKADLNSQVLNQDAGKLRPSEMLRLNMSVPPAKDPNRLGVLAGDLQGFPNGRRLIDDVVDIELQAVAGAAQTGKLVPGLTDKVDRNDKPSLQSFPYIPLPSNVAVNQR from the coding sequence ATGGAGCTCCGGATCAACCGGCGCGCTCTGGTCGGACTCGGCCTCGCCGCAGCGGTCGCCGCGTCGTCGCTGGCCGCGCTCCGAACCGATACCGGCACCGCCTCCTCGCACCGGGAGGCTCCCAAGATCTCGGGCATGCCCCAGGTCGACAACACCGACGTCTACGCCTTCGTCAGCCCGGACAAGCCCGGGACGGTGACGCTGCTGGCGAACTGGATCCCGTTCGAGGAGCCCAACGGCGGCCCCAACTTCTACCCCTGGGACACCGGCGCCCGCTACAACATCAAGATCGACAACGACGGCGACGCCAAGACCGACGTCACCTACCAGTGGACGTTCCGCGACGAGGACCAGCGCGGCAACGACACCTTCCTCTACAACAAGGGGCCCGTCACCTCGCTGAACGACCCCGACCTGCTCTACCGGCAGCGCTACACCCTCAAGCGCATCACCCCGGACGGCAGCAAGACCCTGGTCGCGGACGGCATCGCCGCCCCCAGCAACGTCGGCCGCGCCTCGATGCCCGACTACGGCACCCTGCGCGCCCAGTCGATCACCAGCCTGCCCGGCGGCGGCAAGACGTTCGCCGGCCAGTCGGACGAGGCGTTCTTCCTCGACCTGCGCGTGTTCGACCTGCTCTACGGCGGCGACCTGTCGGAGGTCGGCCAGGACACCACCCGGGGCTACAACGTCAACACCATCGGCATCCAGGTGCCGCAGGAGGACGTGGCGCTCAAGGGCGACCCGAAGCGCAACCCGGTCATCGGCGTCTGCTCGACCACCGACAAGTTCAACGGCAGCAAGTACGTGCAGGTCTCCCGCCTGTGCAACCCGCTGGTGAACGAGGTCGTCGCGCCCGCCGGGCTCAAGGACGCCTACAACGCCCTCGACCCGTCCGGGGACGCCGACGTCGCCGCCCTGGTCAAGCGGGTCACCGATCCCGAGCTGGCCCGGCTCCTGCAGAGCATCTACGGCATCAAGGCGCCCGCCACCCCGCGGGCCGACCTGGTCGAGATCTTCCTGACCGGCATCGCCAAGCAGAACGGCCCCATCAAGGCCGATCTGAACTCGCAGGTGCTCAACCAGGACGCCGGCAAGCTGCGGCCGTCGGAGATGCTGCGGCTCAACATGTCGGTCCCGCCGGCGAAGGACCCGAACCGGCTCGGCGTGCTCGCCGGCGACCTCCAGGGCTTCCCGAACGGCCGCCGCCTCATCGACGACGTGGTGGACATCGAGCTGCAGGCTGTGGCCGGCGCCGCGCAGACCGGCAAGCTCGTGCCCGGCCTGACGGACAAGGTGGACAGGAACGACAAGCCGTCGCTGCAGTCGTTCCCGTACATCCCGCTGCCCAGCAACGTCGCCGTCAACCAGCGCTAG